The Anolis carolinensis isolate JA03-04 chromosome 2, rAnoCar3.1.pri, whole genome shotgun sequence genome contains the following window.
ggacctaacttggcacaaacACCCAACACGACCAACaactggtgtggtttgggggtggctgaccttgacatccaggagttatagttcacccgtattcagagaacactgaacctatctgatgacagatctggaccgaacttggcacccAAAttgaacatggccaactgggaatactttGGGGTAAGatctttaactctgggagttatagttcacctgtattctgtgagccctctgaaccccaccaatgacagatctggaccaaacttggcacacagacccagagTATACAAACCCAGCTGACGTCGGATCttgaccacatttggcacacagacccaacgtggCCAAGTGTGTATACTGGCGGAGTTTGACGGGGCCGggaattgacccaagatttttgggaactgtagttcacccacatccttctgtattttctaatgggagcattaattaaaaaaaacaacaacaggaacaaTGGTGTTTTTTCCCTTAGaaatagcgtaacatatgaccaaactgatattacctgaTATCCAAAAActaacaaggcccttttcaaataaccttgccgggtacccaagctagtatagcataaaagtcaaaataatacaattttaaaaacatcagtagATGTGTAAGCTCATATAATGTAATTCATCACAGTTGAACTTGtgttttatgagtctacactgaccatataatgcattttcaaactgcattatatgacagtgtaatagATCTCTCCTCTGTCCTCTATAGCTAATGGCcaagattttatatttttaaaaagaggtcatGGCATAAATCTTTTTGGTGGTCCCAATTTGAAGCAGTGGGATTTACTTATATTGTTGACACATTTTTCAATGAGCCTGTTTAAATGGATTAATAAATAGGATTCCAGTTGAAGTATGTGTgttaaatcaaaatcaaaatgtatCTTCTACTCCTTGGTTATGTCTTCCAGCTGCTGCAATGCCCACTCTCCTCCCTGcaatcttcctcttcctcctcatttcCAGTTCTGCTTCTGAAGAGGACGACACCCTTGTCAACACCAGCAGTGGGCCCATTAAAGGGAAAAAAGTCCCGACCAATTCTGGAACTGTGACAGCCTACCTGGGCATTCCTTATGCTGAGCCTCCATTGGGGAAGTTGCGTTTTCAGAAGCCCCTTCCCCATCAGCCATGGAGTCAAGTCTTGGAGGCCACTAGTTATGGAAGCCCTTGCCACCAAAAAAATCATTTCAACTTTACATTTGCAGATATGTGGGTTGCGAAGAAGCCTCACTCAGAGGACTGCCTTTTCCTCAACATCTGGGTGCCTGACCCACGGCCCTCCACACCAGTTCCTGTGCTTCTTTGGATCCATGGTGGGGGCTTTGTTGCTGGTGCCAGCTCTCTGGACTTATACAATGGAGCCTTTCTAGCTGCTGCTGAGAATGTCATTGTGGCTTCCATGAATTATCGCCTTGGGGTTCTGGgctttctcttcctcccaccAGAAGCCCCAGGGAACATGGGACTGTGGGACCAGAATTTGGCCATGAAATGGATAAAGGAGAATGCAGCTGCTTTTGGGGGTGATCCTGCTCACTTGACACTCCTTGGACATAGTGCTGGAGCGGCATCTGTAGGTTTCCATCTCCTTTCACCAGCAAGCCAACCTCTCTTTACCCATGCAGTCATTCAGAGTGGACTTCCCAATGCCCCCTGGGCTTGGAGGCATCCTAATGAATCCATGTGGGCAGCCATGAAGTTATCTGAGATTCTGAATTGTGAACAAGGAAATCACAGTGACATGGAGAGCTGTCTACATAATGTGATGAATTGCTTACGGAAGGCAAATCCTGAGAAGGATGAGTTTTATCTTGTGGAGAAATTCCAAGGACCCACTTTAGATGGAGACTTTCTACCTAAAGAGGCAGAAAAGCTTAAAGAGACAGGGCTCAGTCATGACAAACCACTACTCCTAGGCATCACCAGAGATGAAGGGTCCATCTTTACTGTATTTGCTAATTCTAACATCCTTAACAATGGGGGAATACTGACCTGGGAGGAGCTT
Protein-coding sequences here:
- the LOC100563136 gene encoding cholinesterase yields the protein MPTLLPAIFLFLLISSSASEEDDTLVNTSSGPIKGKKVPTNSGTVTAYLGIPYAEPPLGKLRFQKPLPHQPWSQVLEATSYGSPCHQKNHFNFTFADMWVAKKPHSEDCLFLNIWVPDPRPSTPVPVLLWIHGGGFVAGASSLDLYNGAFLAAAENVIVASMNYRLGVLGFLFLPPEAPGNMGLWDQNLAMKWIKENAAAFGGDPAHLTLLGHSAGAASVGFHLLSPASQPLFTHAVIQSGLPNAPWAWRHPNESMWAAMKLSEILNCEQGNHSDMESCLHNVMNCLRKANPEKDEFYLVEKFQGPTLDGDFLPKEAEKLKETGLSHDKPLLLGITRDEGSIFTVFANSNILNNGGILTWEELVQAINMVFHQKVEDSIVKALAKKYSEDTHGPGQYHSALSHLYRDYYFLCPLVEVTSKMGTSGSPVYVYSFNHPIFGPLWPEWMGAPHGVEVPYLFGTFSSVLTNNETITKADVALSRRLMWYWAEFARSGNPTGSKPSVVQWPLYNATEQNVFHIDIEAPRTMPIAPVQCNFPATHQSYAKQLKGHCISSDHEKDVANGASA